Proteins found in one Dermochelys coriacea isolate rDerCor1 chromosome 17, rDerCor1.pri.v4, whole genome shotgun sequence genomic segment:
- the ASL gene encoding argininosuccinate lyase, which yields MASEGDKLWGGRFIGGTDPIMETLNSSMASDQRLSEVDIRGSMAYAKALEKSGILTKGDLEKILRGLEKISEEWSRGAFVVNKSDEDIHTANERRLKELIGDVAGKLHTGRSRNDQVVTDLRLYMRNSCSVLSAHLLQFIKTLVERAAAETDVIFPGYTHLQRAQPIRWSHFLLSHAVAFTRDSERLGEVKRRINVLPLGSGAVAGNPLGIDREFLRKELDFASISLNSMDATSERDFVAEFLFFASLLMIHLSKMAEDLIIYSTKEFGFVTLSDAYSTGSSLMPQKKNPDSLELIRSKAGRVFGRCSGMMMILKGLPSTYNKDLQEDKEAVFDVIDTLSSVLQVATGVISTLQIHKENMEKALSPDMLATDLALYLVRKGMPFRQAHAVSGKAVHLAETKGISINQLSVEDMKSISPLFGTDVSQVWDYTNSVEQYTTPGGTSKSSVMAQIEQLRELLKRHKDLF from the exons ATGGCATCTGAG GGGGATAAACTTTGGGGAGGAAGATTCATAGGAGGCACTGATCCCATCATGGAGACTCTCAACTCTTCCATGGCTTCTGACCAGCGGTTGTCGGAAGTTGACATCCGAGGAAGCATGGCTTATGCCAAGGCTCTGGAGAAGTCTGGGATTCTAACCAAGGGTGATTTGGAGAAGATTCTGCGTGGATTAGAAAAG ATTTCTGAAGAATGGTCCAGGGGAGCCTTTGTGGTGAACAAAAGCGATGAGGATATCCACACTGCCAACGAACGCAGACTAAAG GAGCTGATTGGGGACGTAGCTGGAAAGTTGCACACCGGACGAAGCCGGAATGATCAA GTTGTGACTGACTTGAGACTCTATATGCGAAATTCCTGCTCTGTCCTGTCTGCTCACCTGTTGCAGTTTATCAAGACTCTGGTGGAACGGGCTGCCGC AGAAACTGATGTGATCTTTCCTGGCTATACTCATCTGCAAAGAGCTCAGCCAATCAGGTGGAGCCACTTTTTACTCAG tcatGCAGTTGCATTCACCCGCGATTCTGAGCGTCTGGGAGAAGTGAAGAGAAGGATCAATGTTTTGCCATTGGGAAG CGGTGCTGTAGCTGGCAACCCACTGGGTATCGATCGAGAGTTTCTGCGTAAAG aaCTTGACTTTGCTTCCATCAGCCTGAACAGCATGGATGCAACTAGTGAGCGAGACTTCGTGG CGGAGTTTCTCTTCTTTGCCTCCTTGTTAATGATTCACCTAAGCAAGATGGCTGAAGATCTCATCATCTATAGTACAAAGGAATTTGGCTTTGTGACCCTGTCTGATGCCTACAG CACAGGGAGTAGCTTGATGCCTCAGAAGAAGAATCCAGACAGTCTGGAGCTGATCCGCAGCAAGGCTGGACGTGTATTTGGAAGG TGTTCTGGAATGATGATGATTCTCAAAGGACTCCCAAGCACCTACAACAAGGACTTGCAG gAAGACAAGGAAGCCGTGTTCGATGTTATCGATACTCTGAGTTCTGTGCTACAGGTGGCAACTGGAGTCATTTCCACTCTCCAG ATCCATAAGGAGAACATGGAAAAAGCTTTGAGCCCTGACATGCTGGCTACTGACTTAGCCCTCTACTTGGTTCGTAAAGGA ATGCCATTCCGACAAGCCCATGCTGTGTCCGGGAAGGCTGTCCACCTAGCAGAGACAAAGGGCATCTCCATTAATCAGCTCAGTGTGGAGGACATGAAGAGCATTAG cccactgtTTGGCACAGACGTGTCTCAAGTGTGGGACTACACCAACAGCGTGGAGCAGTACACCACGCCAGGGGGCACATCCAAGAGCAGCGTGATGGCGCAGATCGAGCAGCTGAGGGAGCTTCTAAAGAGACACAAAGATCTATTTTGA